The following is a genomic window from Leptidea sinapis chromosome 1, ilLepSina1.1, whole genome shotgun sequence.
tcagacctaagaggAACAGGCGAAAGAAACTCAGCCtcttttttttagattttcatAACAATAAAGTTGAGTGTGGTCTTTCCAATCCCTGTGGTAtaataagaaagttatttatgttaaacctagtaacatttaccacatataatatttttaacaatttcttttacataatttctgggatcatgtaaaaacataatatgcATAATGTATAGTAGTCAATAGTAAATCTTTTGCTTACAAAAGATTTTCTATAACTAAACCGAGTGAGAAGAGATTGGCCTGAGACTTGAGAGAGATGCTATACAAACTGTAGCATCATAAGTTACTTACATAATTAAGTAAAAGACACCATGGTTTTAGATTTGTTTTGGAACACGATCTTTGTTATAAATTTCACCATCTTGGTTTTACTATCCCTTGTTATAGTGGCAATAGAAATATCTACGGGGTGATAATATACACTATCGGCcgttttatgacaataatactgctatcaccgtttaatgacaagatctcaTCTATCcgtagttatgtccaatatagatatattattagttatagtccaatgctatctgtcgataggttattgaaatttaagtatacgtaaaacgatatatttgtctacctctagtaagttaaactaaggatagataggtcaTTAAAAACGCCCGTATGTCAAAATTTCAGCTCAATACTGCCGCTTTTGAGATATAACTAATAAATAGATAGACGTAAGAGTTCCAGCTGGAAACATAGTGTATATTTTCTGTTAAAGTGTCTCACATTACATATAGTACAAACATGAGAGACAATGTTCTCAACAGCTACGAGCAACGAGAGATTGATGACAAAAAAGTCcgacataaaaatattacaaggaATCCTCatgaattatgtaatttaattccaaacgtttattaaaaatgttttatattttttttttcaggcaTTAGCTGTTGTCGGAGCACTTTGGCTGGCGAACATAACAAGACAAGAGAGAGAAATaccataaaaaacaattataagtaattaaaatatctaatgttattataaatttttaaaatagctGATGAGACTTagtatcttatgtctcaaagtgaatTGTGATGCGGAACAGAATTTTGTGAgcaatcaagaatcctgggcggcactgcattgtaatgatagggcgtatcatttactcTCAGATCTTCAAAATATCTTGCTCGTTTCGTcacttttctcattaaaaatgtttgtaagcCTATTACAGTGCGTTAAGTAAGTAAGGTTAGAgatgaaaaaccgaaaaaattttaatatgatagAGAAAAAGCTTcaagtatatataattttttagtaaGATAGATAGTAAATACTATGGAGTACTAGGAATATAATGATGGAGAGAGCCAaagtttcatgaaaaaaaaaagaatttaatgaTGCActggttaaaaataaattaaaaacaggaCCGAATAAAAAAGTGCGGGTCTGGCTCGTCCATCTAAGGATTTTTCCCAATTCCTTTAGTATAAGACGGTATtacttaccaaattttatagttCCAGGCCAACGGAAAATACCCCATAAATTATGATTCCCTTGAGATCGGTTGATATCGAAATATACGTTTTGCGGCATAAACGGTAGTATCATTTTTAACGTTATCTTACGGGCGTTTGCAATATTCAGTCTCTGGTTGTGGCCTAATAAACACACCGACGGTAACTcaacttatccgtacacgctatctgtcaatgggaggacgggTAGCTTACCAGAGATAGAAGTTTGATTTATCAAAGCTTCAATATAGACCTGAGAATATCGTTGTAATTTCATCTcgatatctatctatctatctacaCGCGTTTCCGAGATAAATAGTTTtaacagacagacggacagacaacGAGGTGATCTTGGGTTAAATTTTTTCTCTTTTTGAGGAACGGAACCTTAACAATACTATTAACTTTTGAAGGTTTATATAATGAAATGTTTCATCGAAATTTGTTTGGAAGATAAAATACTGTTAGTTGTTCGATGGTCTGAAGGCTTTTTTAACTTGTCTAAATAACTTAATTAGTCCGctgttttgttttttactgAGGATATATCTACTAGTAAGTTAGAATAGCTATAACCTTAGGCTAATAagtaaattatcttaatttgtTAAGTACAGTTTAACAATGATGTGGCCATTAGCACttacattaaattttactttacttAAGCGAAGTTACTAAGTGCTTGTGATCGTAATATTGAACTTACAATTTGCTTCATTCCTTAAACTGTTAAGTTTGTATTTTTGAGTATTCTtaagatatataatttttttctaagtgataataattatacattcTGACTGGTAATACAATTCAATCATTAACTCTCACTATTTAAatgacattaatattttaattcaaaatattttattcaaaaaaggattttaaatcacttgaTGAAGATCAAAAACTAccttgttttgtacattttcttgaATCATTTTGTAAAAGCAAGCCAATAAAAGATTTACTGAGTtgacttaaggcgacactatgccagcgaccttgagcgatatgagttcacggctgccggcccggcATCTATGTAACAAGCcagtattttcaaaattcttgcgtggaaaaatgtttatatgcttacaatcctcgttattcattactaatctgaataaatatacctacacaaaaaagtaaagctataagaataGCTTATCTGAgagttttactaaaaaaatgcgtcatgccatgccaaaaacttgtttaactgcaaggaaaagtggtagttcaaaaaggctctggagtgaaaactataatcaacagcaagcattagaaacctacaaataagacttaagtatatgtgtaacaggattaagtagtgttcatagctcaaaatgctatattttcaccaaaaaacttgtctaaaaacatcttgtttgcatgttttctgcttactcttcgccttaaccgagtagtaggcataacatcACAACAAGCTTATGTTTGTTGCTGGTGTTGACATTATGATTTTCACAGTGTTTAAACTAAATTCTTGCAAAATTCTCCTCATTTGACTTATATGTATTTGATTGTAGGACTAGTTAATTTGATTATGATACACATTGCATtgctaaaaaataaatgattacacgagttaattaataaagtttatagGTATCTAAAGTAAGAAGTCACTAGAATTTAGACCAACCTATGATGTTATAGACCAgaggtgctcaaacggtcgatcgggatcgacaggtgctttttgagtcgatctcgagaaaaaaaatggtataataaactaaaatcggtaattacgtaccatcttatgaaaagtatgatcaggacatgcagtgtcacgcttcaacgTCCAAAGTCACATTTAGTTAActttagaactttagaacgcgtttgttttttaagaaccaataaactcgcaattttgaataataattatgagttttttcattgacattttagagcagacctacacttaccttgacaaaaaaaatgcatcttgtgcgcaaaactaatatctttgtcatcgtgacactctacctagatgACAATctttcatcacacatacttgaagcctctcagagacgatcgatcgtagtctaacaattttgaggtagatcgccagcagttcaagcttgagcacccctgttATAGACCATTGATACCTCTAGATAGACAGCTGTGAAGTCATCTAAAAATTAGAGTTTTTAGTTAACCTCTAGTTTgggcaatgcacgcacactaacacaaagtgtcatacaaatcgcgagtgtaagacgtagtttgtcacgcacactaaagtaataaacgtggcctgttttcatgggttgtataacagcaagagacgtataaattatataatcattcaatatatttgtttacgtagAAATGTTTTCGCAAGTATCTGTAtactaacttaaaaaaattaagctgTTGTATTTTCATCGTTCTGATAGTTTTGATGctgttttaaaagtattttagttGGTAATTCCCAGTAAGTAGACCACCTTGCCTCCTAGTTCATTGCCAACTGATTCACGCAGTTTTAGCGCAAGTCGCGTGGAGGTATATCGACATCGCATCTAAGAACAAATCTTTAATCGATCTTATAGTTGGAAGCGTCTACGTGCTAAGCCGGCTACTCTGCCCTTACCGCACCGCCTATTCCTGTTTTTGTTGCCAATATATCGGGAAGGTGTTCTACTTACATGTTTTTATTTGCCCGAGTCACAAGTTTCGGACACTGTTTTGGTGCAGAGTGAGAATCCACGGAATGCTGTGAAGTTCGCCACATGAGCGTCACAATCTATTTTCAGTTTTCATTCAAGTAAATAGTAACTTAGCAATACCTCACCAAAAATAGTGAAAGATATCTTCAATCTATCCTTCCCATATATTCAGGTAGTGATTCGTTTTATGTTAAccatttgataataatttaaagcaAATGTGACTTATGTTGTCCgtttataatgattattgtgttattttaataaaatatttacgaaaATATGGTCTTATTTATTGCTGAATCAAAAAAGAGTTTATTATTAAgctgtttattattttgattaatacgAGTAATTTTgcacaacaaaaataattacaaattatttaaattggtcATTAGTaggtaagtttattaattaagtaagtgTAACTGTTTAAACTAGGTCTCAAATATTTTGTTCAaaacagttttaaaaaaaacttattgatGTCCTCTGTTGCAGTAATAATctcgcataatacctttatttattcacaGCGAACGTGGATGGATGCATCTAccgactgtactcaataactcttgtggtatttattgatttacattagttttttctacattttaaccgacttcgaaaaggaggaggttctaaattcggtattttttttatgtgtgtacaacgattactctgagatttgtgatccgatttacgtaattctctAGCGTGTGTCTGTCTGCTTGGATTGTTTTGATCTAGAAGTTAGTTCGTCTAGTTTTGAAGCTATCCctctcaaagtcacgcgtggcgagtgtaggtacctacctaatattacatttggcttggcaccgagttaaaaacctatcaataggtagcacaaattatagtattttattactattaaagtAAAGGTAAAGTTAGGTAggtagtaagtaagtaagttagGTAGTAGGTAGGTAAAGTTTGCATAagaagtgtattaaattaaatttttagttatttgatattttcagtttttggagtcggtttttttaaacgtagtttttttttaatcctgcAAGTTATCGAATATTTgacgtttaaaatattttgttccaTCACTACAtagattgtaattataataatttatgtggtggtaaatggtgaaatgtatatacttacctaacttttgacattttatttgagcttaatgattttttttttatttgatttgatttgaatgaagGAATTATAGAAGAACTTACCACCTCTTCCGGTGGTTAAAGATATTTGTGgctatagacttacaatatataatatagatttataGACCAACATAGCATGCGAGAgtgaagaacatctctaacgaatATATATACAGCAATCTCAAAAGCAAATCtaatgttactgtaaccgattttgttaTAAGTCGTAAGCAGTCCGCCGAGCTTGAAAGTAGCTCCTTATTATTTTCTACTCCCTCCgccgtaatcctcagtactgagggtcatGACCACCCTactgtatcactttctctcgTATGaccgctctccatctattcctgtctctggctgTGTGAAAGGCATTGTAAACCttagagtcgagggcggagcggatctggtcAGACCATtgtgttggactgcgtccacgaggccttttctcatctattttgccgaccacaatgagcctctcaaggtttccatcgtccgTCGTTGGGATGTGAtcgaagtattctaaaactctgcgcagacattcggaagatTGGGAAGaaccttattattttaatattaataaaccaCGGCCGCTcgttatcgggctgtcaggtcgtctatacgctatAAGAAGTGTATGGCCTGTggctataataaaaaaaatgtgatcgAGCCAGTCGTTTATTTGAATAGGTACATAATAACACCATTACTAAAAAAGTAACACCGAATTTAATCTGTCAGTAACAGTTACCTTTTAATACGTAtttcatatttgttttaaattataccTGTGATTAAAATTCTATCAAGGTAATGCGGGTAGATTATGACGTCACCGCACCGACCAATTACCGCCTGTCAACTCATGTTACCAACCAATGACAAAGCGTAATTATTGTGACGATGCAGCCGCTCTAATTGCCTGAAGTGTTATCGGTTTGTTTTTCATGGCATTGAGATCTGACTCGAGTTTGTGTACGAACGCGCGAGCCTTATCgagatattgataaaaaaatcccTGAAACATTCAGTATTGTGCCATATTTCATGCTGGAGTGTCTCGACAATGGCGCAAAATAACCAAGAAGTTGGAATGAAGTGCATTAAGTACATGCTTTTGTGTGTAACAGCCATTTTTGTGGTACGTATCaactataaattgtatttgtattattgCGCAGTATTCTTATCAACATAGTTTAATGTTAAAGGTAATAAAAAGTGTAATGTGTTAGTGGTAATATAACATATAGATAAACTGATACGTTTGTTGCAAGCTATGTACTTCAACCACATTTTCAAGCTTAACCTTTAATAGCTAATTAGACAGGTGGCAAATCTTATGTTTagcgtaattattttcaaacactgATGTAAAGCGGAAGAAATCTCTATCAATGTCATtgtatttagtaaaaaatactCGAGAGGTTGCTGTTACGAATCTTACACCATTATGTTTTCCTTAACGCGTATAAATTGTTTCGTTGTTCTATGAaggtacttataaaataaattgaattctaTCATTATTGTGTAAACGCGTCACTGCTATAACTTTGCAGAGCTACTGTTGGTCTCAAAACtacgtattttaaattaaaacaagagATTATATCATTATAGTATATACAACACATAGAGTATTTAGAATAAACAGACACACCAAAAAGATCTGACTAATgagtatatacctacataatcgTGGAATTTCAGATAAGAACATGACGAATCAATTTACGTTTCACGGCGAATACACgaacattttatttcttttcaagACAAAACAACAACAGTTGTGGGTAAATGGCCTCACTATCTGCTACATTTTAAACAAGCTAATTAAAAAACTCGCTCGACacaagataaataattattaagtaatacaTTAAATATATGTAACAGTGCCATTTTCTgtcgtgtagcagtaatgtgcatacattattgtgtttcagtttgaagggctAATGGGATGCGCGCCGCTCAGAATACTGGGTTCAACCAgaaatcctgggcggcactgaaaGCTGCTTACTCGTctctctttttcataaaaattacagTTTAAGTAAACTTAAATGATTTATTGCGTCAGATAGCATAAGTGGATATAAaatatctacataaaaatatacgaCACTAAAACTAGTAACTAAGGTATAGCTCTAGTTAGCTCTCCCTTAGGTATATCTGTTTGACCCGGGTTTAACCTAAATATAAACACCCATCACATTATTATCAATAGTGTAGTCACAATACGGACCCATATAATATCGTACTCCGCCCGTCACCCAGAGGCCAAAAGTCATATCAACAACACATCAACAGGACTACAATCTACAAGGAGTACAATCCTTCAAGAATGGCTTAAGTTGATTATATGTTAGTgggtacttatatatatttagatggCTTAGACTTTAGATTAACTTATCGAGTGACATACTATAAAGAATAAGTATTTGCTTTGCTAActacatcatattatatacatagaaAACCTTCTAGAAGCCTCAGGTTTTCTGTTGAGTACTGCTCAAGTGAAATCAAAAGAAAAGGTGTGTGCTTTAGAGCTAAGACCAAACGGCAgtagttatattttaatgaaggcaataataattcaaaatacaacAACTTGTTTTTTCTGTGTTACTCTGGTAAATTTTACTCcaggtacaatttttttttttaattttttatatattagaaaaactCCTTTAATATTGTTCCATTTTCTGTTGTCCTTTCATTTggataatttgatttattaaccGACCTGGAGCCGACTTTACCGAACTAGTGTTACATAGCCCACCATACATCTCATTCAATACGAACGAAATGGAGTGCCCAAcgcgtctaaagaagttttaactttAAGGACGATTTAAAGATACACATCTGAGCGTGTTATGAAAACAATACGGCTTGTAAAATCGATAATAATGACCGCATACTTGCCCTTGCAGAACCAAGGTCACGCGAGCATACTTGTCACGACGGCGATTCGCATTCGATGGCACTTCATAAAGCATGCTGTTGTTTTAAGTGACACAATGTAACTCAACTGAAATCCGACTAGACGTGGATAATGTTTTGATGTTATTTGCGAGAAATATCGCATGAATCTACACAATAAAGAATCTTATCAAGAACCTTATTCTCTTAAAAGTACGCTACGTCGAATTTAGTAAGACTAATATGGTGCATCACGCACTTAATTAAGCATCAAGAAACTAAGCAATAGAAAAAGTTTGTTCTCGTATTTATGCATAAAAAAAAGGGAAACACTTAACAACAACAAACACTTAACTTACTATTAAGTAATTCAGAACTGACCAGCAATGACCAGAACTGTTTGGACAGATACACGCCTCCGAATTCCAATGATTAACCACACGCACCAATAAAATAACACCTACACCAGCTTGATGTTTTGCCACAGTGTGGTTCTCAAGGAACCTTCTTCGATTTGCAATTTGACGAACTTCTATCTGCGCTGTCTCCATGTCTACATGGGTACTTTTTACTTCTAGATTATTTCAAATACGCGCGTGGGAGGTTCAATAGGTACCATAATAGCAGCGTCAttccgaagcagtagtgtgCAAGCACTTTTAGTATTTTAGTTTGTAGGGCTCATTAGCTGATGCAATTACTAGGTTACTGAggttgagatctatagagcgttcTTAGACTGCTTAGACTTTACTTGCGTATACCTTATCTGAGTGTAAGCTAAGCAtgatctttgatttcgtttctatagtcatttgacaactgaaattatgctgagcttaagctaagacacacacacacacacacataatcATGCCTTGTttccgtcggggtaggcagagacaatagaatgccacttggtTCTATCCTTAAAAACCTCAGGCGcgtcctctacattcattactatcttcatatttatacatgctcgccggttctcCGTAATGTAGGAAGAGCGTAGCACCTTCGCCTTGTCATCACTTCTGATCATAATCAGGTTCCACAGCGTCATAGgtaatacatacatttatagaaaattaaagAAAGTTATTTAATGGTAAAATTGAGTGGAGACTGGAGATATCATGTATGAAGATAATATTAGGTATGTTCCTTACCGATAGTAATCATATAGATTAAATACTCTTAGCCATACATGAAAGAAGCTGTAGTCGTGATGGAAGACCCTAATATAGAATCCCCGATATAAGCTATAGCGTCTATGTTGACCTCATAGAAAGGATTACGAAAAAATATCTACAATATGGTGCCGGAACGTTTTCACACTTTGAAAGGTGTAGAAAATTACTTAAAGGGTATATATTTATTCCTAAAGGATTACCTACAGTAaccctttttatattttacatatcgAGTACCCTACGCTTTTCTCACAATAATACTAATACACacggacgacgtcgcgggcagcagcttACAGCAAAATCACGTCTTTCACAGTGATCAATACAAAACATAACCGTACCCACTGCCTACGCACGGCTACTTATACGATTCGATTTTAACTTAATCAGTAATTTTTTTCAGCTTACGTCAGCATTAATAATCTCAGTGGGCACAACAATCTACGCCATCTACTACGATGTGTCGTTCTTCCTGTACGACCAGATGTTCTCGCCAGCAACCCTCATCATCGTCATCGGAATTCTTATGCTGTTCGTGTCTCTGTTCGGATGCATCGGAGCGCTGAAAGAGAGTACCTGTCTTGTTAATACTGTAAGTGACAACTTCGATTACGTTATCCCAGTAAAATAAAGtcagtaaaatttaaatgaacgTCCTTCTTTCTCATCGAACATTGGTTGTTCGCAGGACAAAGCCTTTAAGAATGTAGCCCTTGATTTTTCTGTTGATACTGGAAAGTATGCGGTGATCAGTTACGATCAAATTACCCGCATTCTGTCAACTGTCTTCTTAATCAATAAGACCAcgtgacagaagtgaaaacttcatgaAGCCGAGGGTAATATTACGAAGTACAACTATGATCACCGAGCGAGTCTCCCTTAGTCGATTTGATCCTACTTATCCGATCGATCGCTACTTAGCCGACCGTGACGGCTCAGTCCCActcaatacccacaaaataagtGCTCAGCGCGTTTAAGGAAAGTTTTCTTTGGCATATCTTCGTTACCACACCTCCGCGAAAATTTCGCTTTCTTACAGTGTGATGTGTTGAACAAATTCAGAAAAATCGTTAACGGAACACGGGAGGGCTAAGAGTCAACTCAAACCGCGTGCAAAATGCCATCCGAGTCGAATAAAAAGTCCATGGTACTTTATGCTTCTTATACATATACTAcaattttatatacctactcCTAAAACCGCGGTCACAGCTGTCGGAAAAAAGAAATTATCATAATGACCTTCTAGAAGACAAGATAATTGTGTACTTAGTGAATTTATATCCTTTAATTTATGTACTTGAACAAATAATTGATTGTAAAAGGTAAAAACATAAACAAGCTGTATTTCCGATGAGTAAGGAAAATGAATTGTTTGCGCATATTCACAATTGTAATTGTAGTCAAATTGATAACTAGAAATAAATACCTCATATAGTTTATAAATCACTCTTTGTTATAAAGTACCTAAATGGACAAAgcaaaatacttatatatctatGGACGAACCGATAACTCTTATCGGTGATATATTTTAATGCAGATAACCCAGAAATCAATAGATAGTACAAACTGAATCATTGTAACGCATTACTATTTGATTTATGTTATTGCAAATTTGTACGCCCAGGCAAGCATATTCATACTTCTATCTACAAGGAGTTTCATACTTCTATCTCAGGCTCTTGTTTCCGCATTTGTTCGTATACCCCTCAATCGAGTCCTTTTTACTTGCGGTTACTCTAATCAGCCCAGTTCCTTTCAGAAGTTTGGTACATTTCTTAGGTTGTTCACAAACTTCTCAGAGCGACCTCGTATATTCGAGAACTTCTGCCTGTTGGTTGGTCACTTCTATACATTTCGAAGATTACACGAGTTACCTTTTCTTTATCGACCACATATTCTATGCACGTAGGGCCAGGTAAAGTCATAAAGTCAGGGTTTAAGCTGTCGATGTgccagtttgggcgatagtgcagatATCGCTTCTTCCGAATGACAGCAGCTTGTGAGGTTGCCCATCGCGTATTATTTGGCTGAAGCGCAGTGGAAAGAGTGGCATTGGAACCTGAGTACCGAACCCCGATTTGGCAAGCAAGTCAAGCCATTTTGGTAGCTTTATTTTTGCTAGACGATTCTATTATCACTAATGAATAATTAACACAAAAACTGATAACACAaagaaagtaaaattaaaattattttcataatgcaAATAAAGGATACGTGTAGATAGTTGACTTTTTCGGtgtggtaaattttatatatttatcatcATTCCTGATATTAGATATTATGTGAAATAAATTCTGTCTACAATAAAGAAGGGCCTTGAAGTGTGGTTTTGGGTCTCAAATTGCATTTGTTCTAATTATTAATTGACTCTATTATgtccttttattaatttacaactGATTTCTATATTTAATTGTAACCTTTTGAATTGTAACGTTTTGGAGAACTCTTTTTCAATCCATGTATTTGTATAACTCTGACAAATAAGCGCTTCGTTTCTTATATGGATTTGGAACCTAAACTTGACATGTTGAACTATAGATTCGACGTATGTGGGGAAGGGGTGATGAACAATGATGAACCATGCTCCTTTGTTGATGGCAACGACGCAAGAATTTTATTAAACTCGCTTTACTTAATAAGAatactataataaattaaatctcaATTTCAGTTTGCAGTAATCCTGAGTGCAGTATTGATGCTGGAGATTGGAGCAGCTATTGCAGCATACGCGATGAGAGGCCAGGTTGCTACTATGTTGGACAACAACCTCAGGGAGACCCTGCCGTACTATTACTCCAATCCTGAAGTAGCCAGCAGTTTTGACTTCATTCAAAACAGGGTAACTGCGAAAGTAGTTTCGATAAGCACCTGATGCATgcaatttacattaaataacttaaaacgtatattattacataaagaaataaaagtCGTGGTCAGTTCTATGACTAAAAATCATGATATTTCCAAAACAAGTTCCTCCATTCTTTACATATATACCTGTGGGAcgataattaaacataatacttgctacagaaaatatttttggatCAATGCCAAAATTTCCACTAATAGATTACCTTCAATGACAATTCCGACAATGAAACAATGAcgataaatagaaataaagcGCTGAATCGGGTTCCGTCCACGTACAGAT
Proteins encoded in this region:
- the LOC126965023 gene encoding CD63 antigen-like, coding for MAQNNQEVGMKCIKYMLLCVTAIFVLTSALIISVGTTIYAIYYDVSFFLYDQMFSPATLIIVIGILMLFVSLFGCIGALKESTCLVNTFAVILSAVLMLEIGAAIAAYAMRGQVATMLDNNLRETLPYYYSNPEVASSFDFIQNRLNCCGVDTYLDWSEVPDAPKNEGISVSNITVPYSCCAETRTRIIEDIEIDECIKMYSNGCLPRITYLIYQSAGLLGAGAMTITFIQIIGIVFSFSLASSIRKAKSERERRRWEIQERMINAYTSLSPDSEKKPVVYVPFQGQTVA